A part of Candidatus Eisenbacteria bacterium genomic DNA contains:
- a CDS encoding hemerythrin domain-containing protein, whose translation MKEKKPTRKNLRAEAEAAFEEHRRISRMMCDLEQWLDEPADCMRTWTECLREQLDPLVRILGPHFEEEEASPLYKEVPVEFPRFVPSLDRLFEEHQRILGDLRGILDETTGTTDPVRAQIRELTLRTKMIVYTLRRHESEENEILQQAYWDDLAAGD comes from the coding sequence GTGAAGGAGAAGAAACCGACCCGGAAGAACCTCCGTGCGGAGGCGGAAGCGGCTTTCGAGGAGCATCGCCGGATCTCGCGGATGATGTGCGACCTCGAGCAGTGGCTCGACGAGCCGGCCGACTGCATGCGGACGTGGACCGAGTGCCTTCGGGAGCAGCTCGACCCGCTCGTTCGGATTCTAGGACCCCATTTCGAGGAGGAAGAGGCGAGCCCGCTCTACAAGGAAGTCCCGGTCGAGTTCCCGCGCTTCGTCCCCTCCCTCGACCGGCTCTTCGAGGAGCATCAGAGGATTCTCGGCGATCTTCGCGGGATTCTGGACGAGACGACGGGAACCACCGACCCGGTCCGCGCCCAGATCCGGGAGCTAACGCTCCGAACGAAGATGATCGTGTATACCCTCCGCCGCCACGAGTCCGAGGAGAATGAGATTCTCCAGCAAGCCTACTGGGACGACCTCGCCGCGGGGGATTGA